The following coding sequences lie in one Erwinia amylovora genomic window:
- the cysJ gene encoding NADPH-dependent assimilatory sulfite reductase flavoprotein subunit produces MTTQAPSNMLPLNPEQLARLQAATGDFSPTQLAWLSGYFWGMVNQAPGAQTASAPAAIEVPTVTVLSASQTGNARRLAEQLRDDLLGAKLNVNLVNAGDYKFKQIGQEKLLVVITSTQGEGEPPEEAVALHKFLMSKKAPKMNASAFAVFGLGDTSYEYFSQAGKDFDGRLAELGAERLLERVDADVEYAAEAQSWRQRLTDILTARVPQAGLSQITAAAAGSVNEIYSSPYSKEAPLSASLAVNQKITGRHSVKDVRHIEIDLGDSGLRYQPGDALGVWFENDAALVKELLELLWLKGDEPVTVDGRSMPLAQALQKHYELTVNTPQIIEQYARLSRNEALLAMTGDKSALQHYAQHTPIVDMARYAPTELNAEQLTELLRPLTPRLYSIASSQAENENEVHITVGAVRFEIEGRARAGGASSYLADRLSEDAQVRIFIEHNDNFRLPADPQTPVIMIGPGTGIAPFRAFMQQRDSEGAGGKNWLFFGNPHFTEDFLYQVEWQRYMKDGLLTHIDLAWSRDGQHKVYVQDKIRAKGAELWRWIEQGAHIYVCGDANRMAKDVEQALLEVVAEFGAMDIEAADEFLSELRIERRYQRDVY; encoded by the coding sequence ATGACGACTCAGGCACCTTCAAACATGCTTCCGCTCAATCCGGAGCAGCTCGCCCGCTTACAGGCGGCGACCGGAGATTTTTCTCCCACCCAGCTGGCCTGGCTTTCCGGTTATTTCTGGGGCATGGTTAATCAGGCACCCGGCGCTCAGACTGCCAGTGCACCGGCAGCCATTGAGGTGCCAACGGTCACCGTCCTTTCCGCTTCCCAGACCGGGAATGCCCGCCGCCTGGCTGAACAGCTGCGTGACGATCTGCTGGGTGCCAAACTCAACGTCAACCTGGTGAATGCCGGTGACTATAAGTTCAAACAAATCGGCCAGGAAAAACTGTTGGTGGTGATCACCTCAACCCAGGGTGAGGGCGAACCACCGGAAGAGGCGGTGGCATTACATAAATTCCTGATGTCGAAGAAAGCGCCAAAGATGAACGCCAGCGCCTTTGCGGTGTTTGGCCTTGGCGATACTTCTTATGAATACTTCAGCCAGGCCGGTAAAGATTTTGACGGCAGGCTGGCCGAGCTGGGCGCTGAGCGCCTGCTGGAGCGCGTCGATGCCGATGTCGAGTACGCTGCCGAGGCGCAGTCCTGGCGTCAACGGTTAACCGATATTCTGACCGCGCGTGTGCCGCAGGCGGGTTTGTCTCAGATCACGGCTGCCGCAGCGGGCAGCGTCAACGAAATCTACAGCAGCCCGTACAGCAAAGAAGCGCCGCTTAGCGCCAGCCTGGCGGTTAATCAGAAAATCACCGGCCGCCACTCCGTTAAAGATGTACGCCATATCGAAATTGACCTTGGTGATTCCGGGCTGCGCTATCAGCCCGGTGATGCGCTGGGAGTCTGGTTTGAAAACGATGCGGCGCTGGTAAAGGAGCTGCTGGAACTTCTTTGGCTGAAGGGCGACGAGCCGGTGACGGTCGATGGCCGCTCCATGCCGCTGGCGCAAGCGCTGCAAAAACATTACGAACTGACGGTAAATACCCCGCAGATTATCGAACAGTATGCCAGGCTTTCACGTAATGAGGCACTGCTGGCAATGACTGGCGATAAGAGCGCATTGCAGCACTATGCGCAGCATACGCCAATCGTTGATATGGCGCGCTATGCCCCGACCGAGCTGAACGCGGAACAGCTGACGGAGCTGCTGCGCCCGCTCACGCCGCGCTTGTACTCCATAGCCTCATCGCAGGCAGAGAACGAGAACGAAGTCCATATTACCGTGGGCGCCGTACGCTTTGAGATCGAAGGGCGTGCCCGTGCCGGAGGCGCTTCCAGCTATCTGGCTGACCGACTGAGCGAGGATGCGCAAGTGCGCATTTTCATTGAGCATAATGACAATTTCCGTCTGCCGGCCGACCCGCAAACGCCGGTGATTATGATTGGCCCCGGCACCGGGATCGCGCCATTCCGCGCCTTTATGCAGCAGCGTGACAGCGAGGGGGCTGGCGGCAAGAACTGGCTGTTCTTTGGTAACCCGCACTTTACCGAAGATTTTCTTTATCAGGTCGAGTGGCAGCGCTACATGAAGGATGGCCTGCTGACCCACATTGATTTAGCCTGGTCGCGCGATGGGCAGCATAAGGTTTACGTACAGGACAAAATTCGCGCCAAAGGCGCAGAACTGTGGCGCTGGATCGAACAGGGCGCGCATATTTATGTCTGCGGCGATGCCAACCGCATGGCTAAAGACGTTGAGCAGGCATTACTGGAAGTGGTAGCCGAATTCGGTGCAATGGACATCGAAGCGGCAGATGAGTTTTTAAGCGAGCTGCGCATTGAGCGCCGTTATCAGCGAGATGTGTACTAA
- the cysI gene encoding assimilatory sulfite reductase (NADPH) hemoprotein subunit gives MSDEKYPGPLVVEGKLVDAERLKKQSNYLRGGIAEDLHDGLTGGFNGDNFLLIRFHGMYQQDDRDIRAERAEQKLDARHAMMLRCRLPGGIMTPKQWLAIDKFASDNTLYGSIRLTNRQTFQFHGILKGNVKPAHQMLHEVGLDALATANDVNRNVLCSSNPIESELHQEAYEWAKKLSEHLLPRTRAYAEIWLDQEKVATTDEEPILGETYLPRKFKTTVVVPPHNDVDLHANDMNFIAIAEHGRLVGFNLLVGGGLSIEHGNKATYARTASEFGYLPLSKILDVAEAVVTTQRDWGNRTDRKNAKTKYTLERVGPDVFKAEVERRAGITFEPIRPYEFTTRGDRFGWVKGIDNQWHLTLFIENGRLLDYPGRPLKTGLAEIAKIHHGDFRLTANQNLIVARVPEAEKDNIQRLAVAHGLMENVSHQRENSMACVAFPTCPLAMAEAERFLPQFVTRVEEILTAHGVGDEHIVLRVTGCPNGCGRALLAEIGLVGKAPGRYNLHLGGNRIGTRIPRMYRENINEEQILATLDELIGRWSQEREADEGFGDFTIRAGVVQPVRDPARDFWQ, from the coding sequence ATGAGCGATGAAAAATACCCTGGGCCGCTGGTGGTTGAAGGCAAGCTGGTCGACGCCGAACGGCTGAAGAAACAGAGCAATTATCTGCGCGGTGGCATTGCCGAAGACCTGCATGACGGGCTGACCGGCGGCTTTAACGGCGATAACTTTCTGCTGATCCGCTTTCACGGCATGTACCAGCAGGATGACCGCGATATTCGCGCCGAACGCGCCGAACAAAAGCTGGATGCGCGTCATGCGATGATGCTGCGCTGCCGTTTGCCGGGCGGCATTATGACGCCAAAGCAGTGGCTGGCCATCGATAAGTTCGCCAGCGACAATACCCTGTACGGCAGTATTCGTTTGACTAACCGTCAAACGTTCCAGTTCCACGGCATCCTGAAAGGCAACGTCAAACCGGCGCATCAGATGCTGCACGAAGTCGGGCTGGACGCGCTGGCCACCGCCAACGATGTCAACCGTAACGTGCTGTGCAGCTCGAACCCGATTGAGTCCGAACTGCATCAGGAAGCCTACGAATGGGCGAAAAAGCTCTCCGAACATCTGCTGCCGCGAACCCGTGCCTATGCGGAGATCTGGCTTGACCAGGAAAAAGTCGCCACCACCGATGAAGAGCCGATCCTCGGTGAAACCTATCTGCCGCGTAAGTTCAAAACCACCGTGGTGGTTCCGCCGCACAATGACGTAGACCTGCACGCTAACGACATGAACTTTATCGCCATCGCTGAACACGGCAGGCTGGTCGGTTTCAACCTGCTGGTCGGCGGCGGTCTTTCTATTGAACACGGAAATAAAGCCACCTATGCCCGTACCGCCAGCGAGTTCGGCTATCTGCCGCTGAGTAAGATACTCGACGTGGCCGAAGCAGTGGTAACCACCCAGCGTGACTGGGGCAACCGTACTGACCGTAAAAATGCCAAAACCAAGTACACCCTTGAGCGCGTGGGGCCGGATGTGTTTAAGGCAGAAGTCGAGCGCCGTGCCGGTATCACCTTTGAGCCGATCCGACCGTATGAATTTACCACCCGTGGCGATCGTTTCGGCTGGGTTAAGGGCATTGACAACCAGTGGCATCTCACGCTGTTTATCGAAAATGGCCGTCTGCTGGATTATCCGGGCCGCCCGCTGAAAACCGGCCTGGCAGAAATTGCCAAAATCCACCACGGTGACTTCCGCCTGACCGCGAATCAAAACCTGATCGTTGCCAGGGTGCCGGAGGCAGAAAAAGACAATATTCAGCGGCTGGCGGTCGCGCACGGTCTGATGGAAAACGTCAGTCATCAGCGTGAAAACTCGATGGCCTGTGTGGCATTCCCGACCTGTCCGCTGGCGATGGCGGAAGCAGAGCGTTTTCTGCCGCAGTTCGTCACCCGCGTGGAGGAGATCCTCACCGCACACGGCGTGGGCGATGAGCATATTGTTCTGCGCGTCACCGGCTGCCCTAACGGCTGTGGTCGTGCGCTGCTGGCGGAAATCGGCCTGGTGGGGAAAGCGCCGGGGCGCTATAACCTGCACCTTGGCGGTAACCGCATTGGTACGCGCATCCCGCGCATGTATCGCGAAAATATCAACGAAGAGCAAATTCTGGCAACCCTTGATGAACTGATCGGCCGCTGGTCGCAGGAGCGCGAAGCCGATGAAGGCTTCGGTGATTTCACCATCCGTGCCGGAGTGGTGCAACCGGTACGCGATCCGGCCCGCGATTTCTGGCAATGA